One window from the genome of Camelus bactrianus isolate YW-2024 breed Bactrian camel chromosome 4, ASM4877302v1, whole genome shotgun sequence encodes:
- the LOC105067561 gene encoding olfactory receptor 13C3, producing MDKIKQTFVLEFLLLGLSGYLKIEVIYFALILVMYLVILIGNGVLIIASIFDSHLHTPMYFFLGNLSFLDICYTSSSVPSTLVSLISKKRNISFSGCAVQMFFGFAMGSTECFLLGMMAFDRYVAICNPLRYPIIMNKVVYVLMACVSWLSGGINSVVQTSLAMQLPFCGNNIINHFLCEILAVLKLACADISLNIVTLAVSNMAFLVFPLLVIFFSYMFILYTILRMNSATGRRKAFSTCSAHLTVVIIFYGTIFFMYAKPKSQELPGENKLQTSDKLISLFYGVVTPMLNPIIYSLRNKDVKAAVKYLLNRKLIQ from the coding sequence ATGGATAAAATTAAACAGACATTTGTGTTAGAATTCCTTCTTCTGGGTCTTTCTGGATACCTAAAGATTGAGGTCATTTACTTTGCTCTAATTCTAGTTATGTACCTAGTAATTTTAATTGGCAATGGTGTTCTGATCATAGCAAGCATCTTTGATTCCCATCttcacacccccatgtacttcttcctgggCAACCTCTCTTTCCTGGATATTTGCTATACATCTTCCTCTGTTCCCTCAACTTTGGTGAGCTTAATCTCAAAGAAGAGGAACATTTCCTTCTCTGGATGTGCAGTGCAGATGTTCTTTGGATTTGCAATGGGGTCGACAGAGTGTTTCCTCCTTGGCATGATGGCTTTTGACCGATATGTGGCTATCTGTAACCCTCTGAGATATCCCATCATCATGAACAAAGTGGTGTATGTACTGATGGCTTGTGTGTCATGGCTCTCTGGTGGAATCAACTCAGTTGTGCAGACATCTCTGGCCATGCAATTGCCTTTCTGTGGAAATAATATCATCAATCATTTCTTGTGTGAGATATTGGCTGTCCTCAAGCTAGCTTGTGCTGATATATCCCTCAATATTGTTACCCTAGCAGTGTCAAATATGGCTTTCCTGGTTTTTCCACTgttggtcatttttttctcctacatGTTCATCCTCTACACCATCTTGAGAATGAACTCAGCCACAGGGAGACGCAAGGCCTTTTCCACCTGCTCAGCGCATCTGACAGTGGTGATCATATTTTATGGTACCATCTTCTTTATGTATGCCAAACCCAAGTCTCAAGAACTGCCTGGGGAAAACAAGTTGCAAACTTCAGACAAGCTCATTTCCCTGTTTTATGGGGTGGTGACCCCAATGCTAAATCCTATAATCTATAGCTTGAGGAATAAGGATGTAAAAGCTGCtgtaaaatatttgctgaaccgaaaacttattcaataa
- the LOC105067563 gene encoding olfactory receptor 13C8, whose protein sequence is MGRTNDSMLTEFVLVGLSEHPKLQTVFFVLVLCMYLMILLGNGVLISVIMYDSHLHTPMYFFLCNLSFLDICYTSSSVPLILDSFLTVRKMVSFSGCMVQMFLSFAMGATECVLLGMMALDRYVAICYPLRYPIIMRKGAYVPMAVGAWVAGIVDSVVQTSLTMQLPFCANNVINHFICEILAILKLACADISINVISMAGSNLIVLVIPLLVISISYIFIVATILRIPSTEGKRKAFSTCSAHLTVVLIFYGTIFFMYAKPKSKSSIGTNNQDIIEALISLFYGVMTPMLNPLIYSLRNKDVKAAMK, encoded by the exons ATGGGAAGGACCAATGATTCCATGTTGACAGAATTTGTCCTGGTTGGGCTTTCTGAACACCCAAAGCTCCAGacagttttctttgtgctagtttTATGTATGTACCTGATGATCCTGCTGGGAAATGGAGTCCTTATCTCAGTTATCATGTATGATTCTCACCTGCACACccccatgtatttcttcctctgtaatcTTTCCTTCCTGGACATTTGCTATACAAGCTCCTCTGTCCCATTAATTCTTGACAGCTTTCTGACAGTAAGGAAAATGGTTTCCTTCTCTGGGTGCATGGTACAGATGTTCCTCTCCTTTGCCATGGGGGCCACAGAGTGTGTGCTTCTAGGCATGATGGCCCTTGatcgctatgtggccatctgctaCCCACTGAGATATCCCATTATTATGAGAAAAGGTGCCTACGTGCCCATGGCAGTTGGAGCCTGGGTTGCTGGGATAGTTGACTCAGTGGTACAGACATCTCTCACAATGCAATTACCATTCTGTGCCAACAATGTCATTAACCATTTTATCTGTGAAATTCTGGCTATCCTAAAATTGGCCTGTGCTGATATTTCAATCAATGTAATCAGCATGGCAGGATCAAATTTGATTGTTCTAGTTATTCCATTGCTAGTAATTTCCATctcttacatttttattgttgCCACTATTCTGCGGATCCCTTCCACTGAAGGAAAACGTAAAGCCTTCTCTACCTGCTCAGCCCATCTCACAGTGGTGCTTATATTCTATGGAACCATCTTCTTCATGTATGCAAAGCCCAAGTCTAAAAGCTCTATTGGTACAAACAATCAAGACATCATTGAAGccctcatctccctcttctaTGGGGTGATGACACCCATGCTCAATCCTCTCATCTATAGTCTGAGGAACAAGGATGTAAAAGCTGCTATGAA ATGA